A single Hippocampus zosterae strain Florida chromosome 17, ASM2543408v3, whole genome shotgun sequence DNA region contains:
- the shisa9b gene encoding protein shisa-9B isoform X2: MRGAELLLAYVLAKVAVRHADCQGERPADDLVLVSGYNESAESVTSGATESPHTEDKCRGYYDVMGQWDPPFVCQTGNYLYCCGTCGFRFCCAFRSSRLDQTTCKNYDTPPWMMTGRPPSKVDVAQDSAKDKTNMIVYVICGLVAIMALIGIFTKLGLEKTQRPNQENMPQALAHVTRHPASEHPDEISLGLHYENMQTRVAINSLHSPQMNNATPASPLLTEPYALLDSISSPYEPQTLVKDLNKYATLKAVEKANDGFYTNRRQVLSGITTKGSLPMEHVDAEPSNPYSPPRQMSSMQSVRKHKNPRSHSSQSLSFGSFSSPATPRPWESKDVLGLRQCYDPTNFCVTGRELQNVRFLPPQPYLVTNSKTEVTV; this comes from the exons ATGCGCGGCGCCGAGCTGCTGCTCGCTTACGTCCTCGCCAAAGTGGCCGTGCGCCACGCGGACTGCCAGGGGGAGCGCCCGGCGGATGACTTGGTGCTGGTGAGCGGATACAACGAGTCGGCGGAGTCCGTGACGAGCGGCGCCACGGAGAGCCCGCACACGGAGGACAAATGCCGCGGCTACTACGACGTGATGGGCCAGTGGGACCCGCCCTTTGTGTGTCAGACGGGTAACTACCTGTACTGTTGCGGCACGTGCGGCTTCCGGTTCTGCTGTGCCTTCCGCAGCTCCCGGCTGGACCAGACCACCTGTAAGAACTACGACACGCCGCCGTGGATGATGACCGGCAGACCGCCGTCGAAGGTGGATGTGGcgcaggactccgccaaggaCAAGACCAACATGATCGTGTATGTCATCTGCGGGCTGGTGGCCATCATGGCACTGATTGGCATCTTCACCAAGCTGGGGCTGGAGAAGACGCAGCGGCCAAACCAAGAAAACATGCCACA AGCTTTGGCGCATGTGACCCGTCATCCCGCTTCAGAACATCCGGACGAGATAAGCCTGGGCCTGCACTATGAGAACATGCAGACAAGAGTCGCAATAAACAGTCTAC ACAGCCCCCAGATGAACAACGCCACGCCTGCCTCGCCTCTGCTCACCGAGCCATATGCACTGTTGGATTCGATCAGCAGCCCCTACGAGCCGCAGACGTTGGTCAAGGACCTCAACAAGTACGCCACCCTAAAGGCTGTCG AAAAAGCTAACGACGGCTTCTACACCAACCGCCGCCAAGTGCTGAGCGGAATAACAACGAAGGGCAGCCTTCCAATGGAGCATGTGGATGCGGAGCCCAGCAACCCGTACAGCCCGCCCAGACAGATGTCAAGCATGCAGAGCGTACGCAAGCACAAGAACCCGCGAAGCCACAGCTCCCAGTCGCTGTCCTTTGGCTCTTTTTCCAGCCCGGCCACGCCGAGACCTTGGGAGAGCAAAGACGTGCTGGGCCTGAGGCAGTGCTACGACCCGACCAATTTCTGCGTCACGGGGAGGGAACTTCAGAACGTTCGCTTCCTGCCCCCGCAGCCCTATTTGGTCACCAACAGCAAGACGGAAGTGACAGTATGA
- the shisa9b gene encoding protein shisa-9B isoform X3: protein MRGAELLLAYVLAKVAVRHADCQGERPADDLVLVSGYNESAESVTSGATESPHTEDKCRGYYDVMGQWDPPFVCQTGNYLYCCGTCGFRFCCAFRSSRLDQTTCKNYDTPPWMMTGRPPSKVDVAQDSAKDKTNMIVALAHVTRHPASEHPDEISLGLHYENMQTRVAINSLHSPQMNNATPASPLLTEPYALLDSISSPYEPQTLVKDLNKYATLKAVAEKANDGFYTNRRQVLSGITTKGSLPMEHVDAEPSNPYSPPRQMSSMQSVRKHKNPRSHSSQSLSFGSFSSPATPRPWESKDVLGLRQCYDPTNFCVTGRELQNVRFLPPQPYLVTNSKTEVTV, encoded by the exons ATGCGCGGCGCCGAGCTGCTGCTCGCTTACGTCCTCGCCAAAGTGGCCGTGCGCCACGCGGACTGCCAGGGGGAGCGCCCGGCGGATGACTTGGTGCTGGTGAGCGGATACAACGAGTCGGCGGAGTCCGTGACGAGCGGCGCCACGGAGAGCCCGCACACGGAGGACAAATGCCGCGGCTACTACGACGTGATGGGCCAGTGGGACCCGCCCTTTGTGTGTCAGACGGGTAACTACCTGTACTGTTGCGGCACGTGCGGCTTCCGGTTCTGCTGTGCCTTCCGCAGCTCCCGGCTGGACCAGACCACCTGTAAGAACTACGACACGCCGCCGTGGATGATGACCGGCAGACCGCCGTCGAAGGTGGATGTGGcgcaggactccgccaaggaCAAGACCAACATGATCGT AGCTTTGGCGCATGTGACCCGTCATCCCGCTTCAGAACATCCGGACGAGATAAGCCTGGGCCTGCACTATGAGAACATGCAGACAAGAGTCGCAATAAACAGTCTAC ACAGCCCCCAGATGAACAACGCCACGCCTGCCTCGCCTCTGCTCACCGAGCCATATGCACTGTTGGATTCGATCAGCAGCCCCTACGAGCCGCAGACGTTGGTCAAGGACCTCAACAAGTACGCCACCCTAAAGGCTGTCG cAGAAAAAGCTAACGACGGCTTCTACACCAACCGCCGCCAAGTGCTGAGCGGAATAACAACGAAGGGCAGCCTTCCAATGGAGCATGTGGATGCGGAGCCCAGCAACCCGTACAGCCCGCCCAGACAGATGTCAAGCATGCAGAGCGTACGCAAGCACAAGAACCCGCGAAGCCACAGCTCCCAGTCGCTGTCCTTTGGCTCTTTTTCCAGCCCGGCCACGCCGAGACCTTGGGAGAGCAAAGACGTGCTGGGCCTGAGGCAGTGCTACGACCCGACCAATTTCTGCGTCACGGGGAGGGAACTTCAGAACGTTCGCTTCCTGCCCCCGCAGCCCTATTTGGTCACCAACAGCAAGACGGAAGTGACAGTATGA
- the shisa9b gene encoding protein shisa-9B isoform X1: protein MRGAELLLAYVLAKVAVRHADCQGERPADDLVLVSGYNESAESVTSGATESPHTEDKCRGYYDVMGQWDPPFVCQTGNYLYCCGTCGFRFCCAFRSSRLDQTTCKNYDTPPWMMTGRPPSKVDVAQDSAKDKTNMIVYVICGLVAIMALIGIFTKLGLEKTQRPNQENMPQALAHVTRHPASEHPDEISLGLHYENMQTRVAINSLHSPQMNNATPASPLLTEPYALLDSISSPYEPQTLVKDLNKYATLKAVAEKANDGFYTNRRQVLSGITTKGSLPMEHVDAEPSNPYSPPRQMSSMQSVRKHKNPRSHSSQSLSFGSFSSPATPRPWESKDVLGLRQCYDPTNFCVTGRELQNVRFLPPQPYLVTNSKTEVTV from the exons ATGCGCGGCGCCGAGCTGCTGCTCGCTTACGTCCTCGCCAAAGTGGCCGTGCGCCACGCGGACTGCCAGGGGGAGCGCCCGGCGGATGACTTGGTGCTGGTGAGCGGATACAACGAGTCGGCGGAGTCCGTGACGAGCGGCGCCACGGAGAGCCCGCACACGGAGGACAAATGCCGCGGCTACTACGACGTGATGGGCCAGTGGGACCCGCCCTTTGTGTGTCAGACGGGTAACTACCTGTACTGTTGCGGCACGTGCGGCTTCCGGTTCTGCTGTGCCTTCCGCAGCTCCCGGCTGGACCAGACCACCTGTAAGAACTACGACACGCCGCCGTGGATGATGACCGGCAGACCGCCGTCGAAGGTGGATGTGGcgcaggactccgccaaggaCAAGACCAACATGATCGTGTATGTCATCTGCGGGCTGGTGGCCATCATGGCACTGATTGGCATCTTCACCAAGCTGGGGCTGGAGAAGACGCAGCGGCCAAACCAAGAAAACATGCCACA AGCTTTGGCGCATGTGACCCGTCATCCCGCTTCAGAACATCCGGACGAGATAAGCCTGGGCCTGCACTATGAGAACATGCAGACAAGAGTCGCAATAAACAGTCTAC ACAGCCCCCAGATGAACAACGCCACGCCTGCCTCGCCTCTGCTCACCGAGCCATATGCACTGTTGGATTCGATCAGCAGCCCCTACGAGCCGCAGACGTTGGTCAAGGACCTCAACAAGTACGCCACCCTAAAGGCTGTCG cAGAAAAAGCTAACGACGGCTTCTACACCAACCGCCGCCAAGTGCTGAGCGGAATAACAACGAAGGGCAGCCTTCCAATGGAGCATGTGGATGCGGAGCCCAGCAACCCGTACAGCCCGCCCAGACAGATGTCAAGCATGCAGAGCGTACGCAAGCACAAGAACCCGCGAAGCCACAGCTCCCAGTCGCTGTCCTTTGGCTCTTTTTCCAGCCCGGCCACGCCGAGACCTTGGGAGAGCAAAGACGTGCTGGGCCTGAGGCAGTGCTACGACCCGACCAATTTCTGCGTCACGGGGAGGGAACTTCAGAACGTTCGCTTCCTGCCCCCGCAGCCCTATTTGGTCACCAACAGCAAGACGGAAGTGACAGTATGA